In Rhodopirellula bahusiensis, the following proteins share a genomic window:
- the miaB gene encoding tRNA (N6-isopentenyl adenosine(37)-C2)-methylthiotransferase MiaB has protein sequence MISMTKTVYIKTVGCQMNVLDSEMVIADLKRHGYTVVDTPGEADLLLYNTCSIREQAEEKTYSALGKLKETKARHPEKTIGVMGCMAQKDQETIFRRAPFVDMVVGPGQLHAIPDMLTKVTSGEGRQMAVSLGRKDGKQTVVARSHETFDPLRDPTMRPTPFQAYLRIQIGCDKFCTYCVVPNTRGPEQGRSPEEIVSEARVLAEQGALEITLLGQTVNSYRHRGPDGETDMAGLLERLHDIDGLKRIKFVTNYPKDMTARLLETIRDLPKVSPYLHVPAQSGSDAVLKRMKRGYTIADYMEMFERIETILPEASVSSDFIVGFCGETDEDFQKSVKLIERCRFKNSFIFQYSVREGTKAAANLIDDVPREVKAARNNELLAVQDRISKEDNQKLIGGTVEVLVEGPSKKADKSDPEAPVVQMTGRTICDRIVVFDGNRRQAGQLMDIQIDDVSSHTLIGRVKTVEVVSLGMPG, from the coding sequence GTGATCTCCATGACTAAAACTGTTTACATCAAGACCGTCGGCTGCCAGATGAATGTTCTGGACAGCGAAATGGTGATCGCCGACCTGAAACGTCACGGCTACACCGTTGTCGACACACCCGGCGAAGCCGACCTGCTGCTCTACAACACATGCAGCATTCGCGAGCAAGCTGAAGAGAAGACGTACAGCGCTCTCGGGAAGCTCAAAGAAACCAAAGCTCGCCACCCCGAAAAAACCATTGGCGTGATGGGATGCATGGCTCAGAAAGACCAAGAAACGATCTTTCGACGTGCCCCCTTCGTCGACATGGTCGTCGGCCCCGGACAACTGCACGCGATTCCCGACATGCTGACGAAAGTCACCAGCGGCGAAGGACGGCAAATGGCCGTTTCGCTGGGTCGCAAAGATGGCAAGCAAACCGTCGTCGCCCGCAGCCACGAAACGTTCGATCCGTTGCGGGATCCGACCATGCGTCCGACTCCCTTCCAAGCCTACCTGCGGATCCAAATCGGCTGCGACAAGTTCTGCACTTACTGCGTCGTGCCCAACACTCGCGGTCCCGAACAAGGCCGATCGCCCGAAGAGATTGTTTCCGAAGCTCGCGTGCTCGCTGAACAAGGCGCTCTTGAAATCACGCTGCTCGGACAAACCGTCAACAGCTATCGCCACCGCGGACCAGACGGCGAAACCGACATGGCTGGACTGCTGGAACGTCTGCACGACATCGATGGCTTGAAACGCATCAAGTTTGTGACGAACTACCCCAAGGACATGACGGCCCGATTGCTAGAAACCATTCGCGATCTGCCCAAGGTGTCGCCTTACCTACACGTGCCCGCCCAAAGTGGCAGCGACGCGGTTCTCAAACGCATGAAACGCGGCTACACGATCGCCGACTACATGGAGATGTTCGAACGCATCGAAACGATCCTGCCCGAAGCCTCGGTCAGCAGTGACTTCATCGTCGGCTTCTGCGGAGAAACGGACGAGGACTTCCAAAAGTCGGTGAAACTGATCGAACGCTGCCGATTCAAGAACAGCTTCATCTTCCAGTACAGCGTTCGCGAAGGCACCAAAGCCGCCGCCAACCTGATCGATGATGTGCCACGCGAAGTCAAAGCGGCTCGCAACAACGAACTGCTGGCGGTCCAAGATCGAATCTCGAAAGAGGACAACCAAAAACTGATTGGCGGCACCGTCGAGGTGTTGGTCGAGGGACCAAGCAAGAAAGCCGACAAATCCGATCCGGAAGCTCCCGTCGTTCAAATGACCGGACGAACCATCTGCGACCGGATCGTGGTGTTCGATGGCAACCGACGCCAAGCCGGCCAATTGATGGACATTCAAATCGATGACGTCAGCAGCCACACGCTGATCGGCCGCGTCAAAACAGTGGAAGTTGTCTCGCTCGGAATGCCGGGTTAG